The DNA segment CGCGTACGGCGCGGCCTCCGGCATGGCGGACGTCGCCATGAACGCGCTCGGCGTCGAGATCGAGAAGCGGCTGGGCAGGTCGATCATGTCGGGGCTGCACGGCATGTGGAGCACGGGCGCGCTGCTCGGCGCGGCCGGCGGCACGCTCGCCGCCCATCTCGGTGCGGACGCGCGCGTGCACTTCGCGCTCGCCGCCGCCGTACTCACCGTCCTCGGTGTGGTGGCCTGCTCCTGGGTGCTCGACGTGCAGCCGGCCGAGGACGAGGAGCCGCCCCCGCGGTTCGCGCTGCCGCCGCGCTCGGCGCTGCTGATCGGCGCGGTCGGCTTCTGCGCGGTGTTCGCGGAAGGGGCGAGCCTGGACTGGTCGGCGGTGTTCCTGCGGGACCGGCTGGACACCTCGGCCGGGCTGGCGGCGGCCTCCACGACCGGGTTCATGCTGACCATGGCGGTGGCCCGGATCGCCGGGGACGCGGTGGTGAACCGCTTCGGCGCGGTGCGCACCGTACGGGCCGGAGGCGTGCTGGCCGGGCTGGGCGGCGTGCTGATCGTCGTCGCGGGGCATCCGGCGGTGGCGATGACCGGCTTCGCGCTGATGGGACTCGGCATCGCCGTGGTCGTACCGCTGTGCTTCGCGGCGGCCGGGCACGCCGGGCCGAACCCCAGCCTCGCCATCGCGGGTGTGGCCACCATCACGTACACCTCGGGGCTGATCGCGCCCAGCCTGATCGGCGGGGTGGCGCAGGCGACCAGCCTGACGGTCTCGTTCTGCGTGGTGACCGCTCTGACCTGCGGGCTCGCCGCGTTCGCGGGCGTGCTGCGCACCGCCGGGGGCGGGGACCGGGCCGAGGTCGAGCGGCAGGCCGCGGCAGTGCCCGACCCGCGGCCCTGAAGGCGCCGCACCACGGCGCGGGGCGGCGACAGGACGGCCAACGGGGCGGGCGCGGGACGGCGACAGGACGGGCGCGGGACGGCGTAGCGCCAGGTGAATCCGGCTCACCAGGGGGACCGCGCGGACGAAGTGCCGCCTGGTACCCCTGACAATGGTGCAGACCGTCTTCATGTACAGAGAAAGCGAAACCCCACCATGGACCTCGGCGTGCGCTGGAAGCTGCACGGTGACGGGAAGTCTCCCGCACCCGGAGCGGTGGTACGCCCCGACGAGAGGCTCACCTGGCCGCGCACGGTGGGCCTGGGCGCCCAGCACGTCGTGGCGATGTTCGGTGCCTCCTTCGTCGCCCCCGTGCTCATGGGCCTGGACCCCAACCTGGCCATCATGATGTCGGGCGTGGCGACCGTCATCTTCCTGCTCGCCACCCGCGGCCGGGTGCCCAGCTACCTGGGCTGCTCCCTGTCCTTCGTGGGCGTCGCCGCCGTGATCCGCGCGCAGGGCGGCACCAGCGCGACCGTGACCGGCGCCATCTTCGTCGTCGGTTTCGTGCTGTTCCTGGTCGGGCTCGCGGTGCAGCGCTTCGGCGCGCGGATCATCCATGCCGCGATGCCGCCGATCGTCACCGGCGCCGTCGTGATGCTGATCGGCTTCAACCTGGCCCCGGTGACCGCCTCCACGTACTGGCCGCAGGACCAGTGGACGTCGCTGCTGGTCATGCTCTTCACCGGTCTGGCCGTCGTCTGTCTGCGCGGTTTCTGGTCGCGCATCGCGATCTTCCTGGGCCTGCTGTTCGGGTACGGCATCTCGTGGCTCTTCGACCGGGTCTTCGGCAAGATCCACTCGAACGACGGCAGCGGCAAGGTCACCGACCACTGGCGGCTGAACCTCTCCGGCGTGGGCAAGGCCGACTGGATCGGGCTGCCCCACTTCCACGGTCCGGCCTTCCACTGGTCGGCGATCCTGGTCGCGCTGCCGGTCGTGATCGCCCTGGTCGCGGAGAACGCGGGCCACGTCAAGGCGGTCGGCGAGATGACCGGCGACCCGCTGGACGACAAGCTCGGTACGGCGATCTCGGCGGACGGCGTCGCCTCCATGCTGTCGACCGCGGTGGGCGGACCGCCGAACACCACCTACTCCGAGAACATCGGCGTGATGGCCGCGACCCGCGTCTACTCCACGGCCGCCTACTGGGCCGCCGCCTGCTTCGCGCTCCTCTTCGGCGTCTGCCCGAAGTTCGGCGCGATCGTCGCCGCGATCCCCGGCGGTGTCCTCGGCGGCATCACGGTCATCCTGTACGGCATGATCGGCCTGCTCGGCGCCCAGATCTGGCTGCACGGCAAGGTGGACCTGCGCAACCCGCTGAACCTGGTGCCGGCCGCCGCGGGCATCATCATCGGCGTCGGCAACGTCACCATGAAGTTCTCCGACAACTTCTCCCTCAGCGGCATCGCGCTGGGCACCCTGGTCGTCATCACCGGCTACCACGCGCTGCGCGCCTTCGCCCCGGCCCATCTCAAGGGCCAGGAGCCCCTGCTGGACGAGGGCACGTCGTCGTACGACGACTCGGCGGACGGCACGGACCCGCACACCCAGCCGTAGCGGCACGGCCGCCCGGTCACGGGTGAGGCCGCCGGGGAGGCGTACGCGTACGCGTCCCCGGCGGCGCGCTACCGACCGCCGGAGATCCGCGCCGATCCACGCCGATCCACGCCGGTCCGCGCCCTTCCGCGCCGCCCCGGAGTTCTCCCCGTCCCCCTTTTCCTCCGGCCCCCGTTCCCCCGTTCCGGCGAAGCGGCGGGCCGGTCGGCGCGCGGGCGGGCCCGGGGCTGGGACCCTTCCCCCATGGCGCAGTTGGAACACTTCACCACGCCCGTCGACGCGGTCCTGTCCCGTATGCGCGCGCTCGACGCGGAGCTGCCCGAGCGGGACGGGGTCGCCGTCTTCAACCGCGTCTATCTCACCGTCACCGGGGAGGTCGACCGGCGCCTGGACTCCGGGGAGTTCCCGGATCCGAGGGCGGCGGCAACGCTCGACGTACGGTTCGCCGAGCGGTACCTGGCCGCGGTCGACACGGCCGCGCGGGACCGCCGGCCGCCCGCCTGCTGGCGGCCCCTGTTCCAGCTCCGCCGCCATCCCGGTGTGCGTCCGCTGCAGTTCGCCCTGGCGGGCATCAACGCGCACGTCGGGCACGACCTGGCGCTCGCCGTGGTGGACGCCTGCCGCTCCCTCGGCTGCGAACCGGCGGACCTGGAGGACGAGTTCGACCGCGTGGGCGACCTCCTCGTCGCGCTGGAGGAACAGGTCCGCGAGGATCTGATGCCGGGCCCCGACCTGCTCCAGCTCGCCGACCCGCTGACCCATCTGCTGGGATCCTGGAGTCTGGAGCGGGCCCGGGACGCCACCTGGGCGACGGCCCGCGCCCTGTGGGCCCTGCGCCACTGCGAGGACGTCGCCGAGGAGTTCACCGAGCGCCTGGACGCGGCGGTCGGCTTCGCGGGCCGGATGCTGCTCACCCCGCTCGGCGACCGACCCGTCGCCGATCGCGCGCCGTAAGGGGAACCGCCGTACGGGGAACTGCCGTACGACCGTCCCGCGTTGAACCTGCGACCACCGATCGCGAAGGAGCAGCGGTATGACGATCCGGCTCGGCCTCGGTCTCCCCCAGATGCGCCAGTACTCCCCCGGCCAGGACGTGCCCGACGTGGCACGCACGGCCGAACGAATCGGCTACGACAGCCTGTGGGTCTTCGAACGGACCCTGTTCCCGGAGCCCGCGACCCAGGGGCTGTACGGCGTCGAGGGCCTTCCCTGGCCCGATCACTACCGGAACGTGGCGGACCCGCTGGTCACACTCACCCTGGCCGCCGCGGCGACCGAGCGGGCCGAGCTGGGCTCCAGTGTGCTGGTGGCGCCGCTGCACCTGCCGTTCCAGCTCGCCAGGACCCTGGCCACGCTGGACGCGGCGAGCGGCGGCCGGGTGATCGCGGGCTTCGGCACGGGCTGGTCGCTGGACGAGTACGCGGCCTCGGGGGTCAGGCCGTTCGAGGAGCGCGGCGCGGTCCTGGACGAGACCATCGAGGTGTGCCGCGCGGTGTGGGGCCCCGATCCGGTCGTCCACGACGGCCCGATCAGCAAGATCGCCTCCGCCGTGGTCGGGCCGAAGCCCGCCCGGCCCATCCCGATCCTGCTGGCCGGGGGCAACGGCAGGGCCTGGCGCAGGCTGGTGGACCACGCCGACGGCTGGCTCCCGGCAGGCATGGGAGCCGAGCGGCTCGCCGCCCAGTGGGGCCGGCTGCGGGAGATGGCCGAGGAGCGGGGCCGTACGCAGCCCATCCGCACGGTCCTGCGGGTGAACCTCGAACCGCGGGCGAAGCCGTACGACGGCGCCGACCGCCGGCCCTTCCAGGGGGACATGGAGCAGATCCTGGAGGACCTGGCGGAGCACGCGGCGCTCGGACTGGACGAGATGCTCGTCGATCTCCAGACGACCTCGCGGGACGCCCAGGAGCTGAAGGACGTCGCCGCCGAGGTGTTCGAGAGGGCGCGGGCGGCCGGGATCTGACCGGCCCGGCCCCCACCGCGGCGCCGCCCCCACCGCGGCGCCGCGACCGGCCCCGCGCCGCGCCCGGCCCGGCCCGCCCGGTCAGTCCTCGGGCAGTTCGGTCAGTCCTCGGGCAGTTCGACGGGGGCGATCTCGTCGTAGACGTCACCCGGGCCCGGGTTGGTCCGGTCGGTCTCGCCGCCGAAGTGGTGCATGACGCCCCAGACCGCGTTCAACGCGGTCTGGATCGCTCCCTCCGCCCAGCCGGCCGTCCAGGAGATGTCGTCGCCGGCGAGGAAGACGCCCCGCTTGTCCTCGGGCAGCCGGTCCTGCATGAAGTGCGTGAACAGGCGGCGCTGGTAGCGGTAGTGGCCGGGCAGGTTGGCCTTGAACGCGCCCATGAAGTAGGGCTCGTTCTCCCAGGAGACGGTCACCGGGTTGCCGATGATGTGCTTCCTGATGTCGACCTTCGGGTAGATCTCGCCGAGCGACTTGAGCATGACCTCCAGCCGCTCGTTCGCCGACAGAGGCAGCCACTTCAGGCTGTCGTCGCACCAGGTGTAGGACAGGCAGATGACGGCGGGCTTGTCCGGACCGTCGTCCAGCAGGTAGGTGCCGCGCGTCATACGGTCGGTGAGCGTCATCGACATGACGTCCCGGCCCGTCGGCTCTCCCTTGTCGTCGACGGCCTTGTCCAGCCAGAACGGCCGGTCGACCGGCACGAAGAGCTTGGAACTCTCCATGTAGTGGGTGCGCTCCATCGCCGTCCAGTGGTCGATGGGGAAGAGCGAGTCGTCGCAGGCGACCTTGGACAGCAGCATCCAGGACTGTGCGGTGAAGATGGCCGCCTGGTACGTACGGATGTCGCCGTTCGCGTCCGTCACGGTGATCTGGTTGCCTGCGGTGCGGTTCAGCCGGGTCACGGCCGGGCGGGGCTCGCCTGCCACGTGCAGGGAGCTCAGCGAGGTGCCGTACGGCCAGTGGACGATCTTCTCCGGCTCGCGCTCCCACAGGCGCAGCGGCAGTTGCTGCGAGCCGCCGACGATGCCGCGGTGGTGGTCGTCGGCCTCGGTGTAGACGACGCGCAGGATCTCCAGGATGGAGTTGGGGAAGTCGGTGTCCCAGCCGCCGGTGCCGAAGCCGACCTGGCCGAAGATCTCGCGGTGCCGGAAGGACTTGAACGACTCCGACTCGCAGAGGAAGCCGTAGAAGGTCTGGTCGTCGAGCTTCTCGACCAGCTTGGCCCAGATCTCGCGGATGCGCGGGACATCGCGCTCACGCATGGCGCGGTTCATGTCGGAGAAGTCGGCGCCCTCTTCGAGGCACCGGTTCCAGGCCTCGGCGACGTCACGGTAGACCTGGGGCAGATCCTCGACCGTCTCGGCGTAGTGCGACTCGCCCTTGAGGTCGACGACGGTCGAAGGGGTCGTCTCGGCAAGGGGGTTGGGGAAGGGCCTGGTCTCCAGACCGACCATGTCGATGTAGTGCTGGAGCGCGGTGGAGGAGGGCGGGAAGCGCATCGCGCCCATCTCGGCGGTCAGCGACTCGTCGCAGCCCTCGAAGCCGACCGTGCGCAGACGGCCGCCGATCTGGTCGGCCTCGTAGACGACCGGCTTGAGGCCCATCTTCATCAGCTCGTACGCGGCCACGATGCCGGACAGACCGCCGCCGATGACCGCGACCTCGGTGCCGTGCTCGGTGGCCGGTATCTGGCCCAGGCCCGCGGGGTGGGCGAGGAAGTCGTCGTAGGCGTAGGGGAAGTCCGGGCCGAACATGGTGATCGGCGGCTGCTGCTCACCGGCGTGCTCGACGGCGTTGGGCACCGTGGACGTCATGGGGTACGGACTCCTTGCGCGAAAGAACTCGGGGAAAGACTCAGGGGATTCAGACCAGGGACCCGTACAGGCCTGGACGGCGGTCCCGCAGATAGGGGTTGGCCTCGCGGGACGCGGCCAGGAAGGCCGGGTCGGCGTCGGCGAACACCAGCTGCTCCGCGCGCCCGGCACGGGCGCGGGCGACCCCGTCGGGCCCGGCCAGGGTGGACAGTCCGAAGAACTCGAACTCCCCCTCCTGGCCGACCCGGTTGGCGTACGCCACGTACATCTGGTTCTCGACCGCGCGCACCGGGATCATCGACTCGGCGACGAACTCGAACGGGTGCATGTTCGCGGTGGGCACGACGAGGAGGTCCGTGCCGGCCAGGGCGTGGGCGCGGACGATCTCCGGGAACTCGACGTCGTAGCAGATCACCAGGCCCACGGTCAGGCCGTTCAGTTCGGCCTGGACGACCCCGCGCTCGCCCGGCGTGAAGTGGTCGCGCTCGAAGCCGCCGAAGAGGTGCGTCTTGCGGTAGTTCGCGAGGCGGGTGCCGTCGGCGGAGATCAGCTGGGCGGAGTTGAAGACGCTCTCGCCGTCGCGCTCCGGGTAGCCGTACGCGATCGCCAGACCGTGCCGCGTGGCGATCTCCGCCACCGCGTCCGCGGATTCGCCGTCGGCGGGCTCGGCGAGGCGGGCGACGGCGTCGCCGATCGCGTACCCGGTGAGGAACATCTCCGGTACGACCAGCAGCCCGGCGCCCGCGGCAGCGGCCCGGCCCGCGGCCTCGTCGAGCACCTTCAGGTTCTCGACGGCGAAGCCGGGGCGGCCGGAGCTCTGCAGCAGGGCTGTGCGCATGCGGGATCCTCACCAGGGAAAAGAGGGGTTCGGGGTCGGTATGACGGTACGGGCGGGGTACGGGGCCGGACAAGAAGCAGCCGTTGCGCGCGGGTGTGCGGTTTGTTGCGTGGGCTGGGCCGCGGGCGGCGATTCGTTGCGCGCCGGCGGAAACGGTTCCCGGGGACGGTGGTCGCCCGGGGCGACGGACTCCGCACCGGCGCACGTCACCCGGAACTCCGGCGCTGGCCGGGGAGCCGCCCGCGCAGGCCGGGCTAGAGCTGCTTCAGCCGGTGCACGATCTCCCGCAGCAGGTCGGGGTCGGCCGCCGGACCGGTGACCGGAAGGCTGCGGGGCGCGTGGATGCGGACGAGTCCGGCCTCGGCGAGGTCGTCGAGGAGCACGCGTACGACGGTCAGCGGCAGGTCGGCGCCTGCGGCCAGCTCGACCACCGGGCGCGGGCCGCGGCGGATCTGGTCGAGCAGGGCCGCCTTGGCGTGGTCGACGCCGGTACCGGCCGGATCCGTCTCCAGTGCGGTGACCCAGGACATCAGGTTGATGGCGTGCCGGTCCGAGGGCCGGGTGCGGCCCCGGGTCACGGTGTACGGACGCACCATCGACCCGGTCTCGTCCTCGTACCAGTGCTCTTCGCTCACCGCGGCATCCGGGATCAGGGGGTCGAGCGGGCGGCCGCGTCCAGGTGGCGGCCGAGGCGGCGGACGAGCAGGGCCATCTCGTGGGCGAGCTGCCCGACATCCGTCCTGGCCTCGCTCAGCACGGCGAGGCGGCTGCCCTGGCCGGCCGGGGTGATGAAGAGGTAGGCGTCCTCCAGCATGACCATGGTCTGCCGCACCTGTCCCGCCTCGAAGCGCTCCCCCGCCGAACGGGCCAGACCGTGGAATCCCGAGCAGACGGCGGCCAGGTGCTCGATGTCGCGCCGGCGCATGCCGTCCGAGCAGCTCAGCGGAAGCCCGTCGGCGGTGAGCAGCACCGCCTGCCGCACGTGGTCGGTCCGCGCCACGAGATCGTCGAGCAGCCAGCCGAGATCCGTACCGGGGGCCCCGGCGGGCACGGCCGGGTTCTCGGGGTTCTGATCGTCACCGTACATCGTCGGTGTGCGTCCCTTCGTTGGCGGTCGGGCGGTCGGCTTCGGGGGGCACGGACGGGTGCCCGGTGGACGGGTGGCCGGTGGACGGTCGGCCCGTGGGCGGGTGGCCGCCGTCGCCGCGGGAGTCCTCCGTGAGCGCGGGCAGGCCCTTGCGGCCGCGGTCGAGGCCGCGCTGGAAGGAGCCGAAGATCGCCCGCATCTCCTCGGCGCCGACCTCGCGCTCGGGAGCCGTGTCGCGGGGCGGCGGATCAGCGCGCAGCTCGCGGGCGAGGGAGGCCTGGCGGGTGCGGGTGGGCAGCGCGGGAGCCTCCGGCTCCGGGCTGTCGTGACGCGGGGACTCGGCTCCCCCGCCGGGCCCGGACACCGGCGCCGGCCGCCGCCTGGCGGGCAGCTCCGCCACCTCGCGCCCGGTCGGCGCCGCGTGCCCGGTAGGCGCCTGCTGCCCGGTCGGCGTCTCACGCCTGGCGGGCACCTCACGCCTGGCGGGCACCTCACGCCTGGCGGGCACCTCGCGCTCGGTGGGCACCGAAGGCGCGATGGGTTCCTCCTGCCCGGTCGGCGCCGAAGGCCCGGCGACCTCGGCCGGTTCGGCCGGGCGCACCGCCGGTGGCCTTCCCGGCCCGGTCTCGGCGGACCGGCGCCCCCGTCGCTCGCGCCTCCCGGTCCGGCCGGCCGCCGCACCCACCGGTTCCACCTGCGCCAGCACCCCGTCCGGCAGGAGGACGACAGCGGTCGTACCGCCGTACGGTGAGTCCGCGAGGCGTACCTCGATGCCGTGCCGGGCGGCGAGGCGGCCGACGACGTACAGGCCGAGCCGGTCGTGGCGGGTGGGGTCGAAGGCGTCGGGGTCGGTGAGGGTGCGCTGGGCCTCAGCGCGCTGGTCGGCGTCGAGGCCGAGACCCCGGTCGTCGATCTCCAGGACGAAACCGCTGCCGACGCGGCCGGTGCGGAAGGTGACCTGGGTGTGCGGCGGCGAGAACACCGTGGCGTTCTCCAGGAGTTCGGCGACGAGGTGGACGACGTCGGCGACGGCGTCCGCCGCGACTCCGATCTCCGGCATCGGCGGCACCTCGACACGCGCGTAGTCCTCGATCTCGCTCACCGCCGAGGCGACGACGTCCGCGACGGGCACCGGACCCCGCCAGCGTCGGCCGGGCGTCGCGCCGGAGAGGATGATCAGGCTCTCGGCGTGCCGGCGCATGCGGGTGGTGAGGTGGTCGACGCGGAAGAGCTGCTGGAGCACGTCCGGGTCCTCGGTACGCCGTTCCAGGGTGTCGACGAGCTTCAACTGCCGGTGTACGAGCGCCTGGTTGCGGCGCGCGATGTTGAGCAGCACCGCGAACAGGCCGCGGCGCAGGGTGGCCTGCCTGACGGCGGCCTCGACGGCGGCGAGCCGCGCGGTGTTGAAGGAGCGGCCGACCTGCCCGATCTCGTCGTCGCGGACGTCGTCGGCGGCGAGCGGCGGCGCCTCGGCAATGGCGTCGACCTGTTCCCCGGCACTCAATCGGCGCATCACATCGGGCAGTTGACGGCTGCTGAGCAGGTCGGCGGCGTCGCGCAGGGCCTCCAGACGGCGCGAGACGCGTCGGGCGCCGCGTACCGAGAACCACAGCGACAGGACCACGGCGGCGAGCCCGGCGGCGCCGACGACGGCGGCCTTGGTCAGCTCACCGTAGGCGAAGGCGCGGCCGCGCACGGCGGAGTTCTCGGCGGCGCGGGTGCACAGCCGCATATAGCGCGTGACGGCGCGGTCGGTGACCGACCGCCAGGTGTCCGCCGAGACGGCCTCCCCGGCCGCGGCTGGGCCGGCCCGCAGCAGCGCGTCCTCGCCCCGTTCGAGCGAGCGGTGCAGGTCGCCGCGCTGGAAGCCCTCGAACAGGTGCCGCGAGTCGGCGGGCAGGTCCGGCACGTACGTCCGCTCGAAGACGCGCCGGTCCTCGATGGCCGCGGTCAGGGCGTCGTACTGCCGGTCGGTGAGCGTGCCGGCGGCGCGTGCCCCGGCGACCAGGGCGTCCTCCCGGGACACGAACTCCCGTACCCGGACCAGTTCGACGACGACCTGCGCCTCCCGGGCGAGCTGCCCGGCCTGGAGCGCGGTGAGCGCGGACTGGACGTCGAAGCCGGGTTCGACCAGCGCGCTGTACCCGGCGACGGCCCGGTCCCAGGTGACGCGCCGGGACAGTACGTCCTGGCGCAGCTTCTCCAGCTTCCCGGTGGCGGCGACCGCGGTGTCCAGGACGTGCCGCTGCCGGTTGGTGAGCCGGTCCCGGTCGCCGTCCCGGATCGCCCGCCGCATGTCCTCCACGGCCCGGTCGGTGCGGCGTTGCTGTCCGAGCAGGTCGCTCGCCCTGGCGGTGTCGAGCCCGGCGCCGAGGTAGGCGGCGGACAGTCGGCGTTCGATCTGGATCTGCCCGATCGCGGTGTCCACGGGGGTGCCGAAGTCCTCGTACACCCCTTGGAGCCGGATCAGGGCGCGCAGTTCCGAGGTGACGGACACCATGGCGAAGCTCCACAGGGCCATCAACGCGACCGCGGGGGCGAGGGCGAGGGCCACGATCCGCGCGCGGACGGTGGTGGGACGGCCGACGGGCCAGCGCATGGATTACCTGCCGGGGTTACCAGTCAGTAGAGTGCCGCACAACCTACGGGATCGTCATCTCGTATGCAATTGGTGACCGCCGGTAACCCGCGCCGTTTCCGTGGCGCGGCGCACGCTCGGCCCGGTGTCCCCGCCGCTCGGTCCCGCGCCCCGCCACTCGGCCCGGCGTCACCGCCGCTCAGCCCGGTGCCCCCGCCGAGAAGCGCCGCAGCAGGGGCGACAGCACCAGCACCGACTTGGTGCGCTCCACGAACGGCTCGCCGGCGATCCGCTCCAGCACCCGTTCGAAGTGGCGCATGTCGGAGGCGAAGACCTGGGCGATGGCGTCCGCGTCGCCGGTGACGGTGGACGCGGCCACGACCTCCTGGTAGCGCTCCAGGCCCCGCTGGATGGTCTCGGGCGAGGTGTTGCTGCGGCAGAAGATCTCGATGTACCCCTCGGTCTCCCAGCCGAGCGCCGCCGGGTCCACCCGGACCGTGAATCCGGTGATGGCTCCGGTCGCGCGCAGCCGGTCCACCCGCCGCTTGACGGCGGGCGCGGACAGTCCGACAAGCTGCCCGATGTCCGCGTAGGAGCGGCGGGCGTCCTCGGCGAGGGCGTGCACGATGCGTTCGTCGAGATCGTTCAGCACAGGGGTGGTTCACTTCTTCGGATCGGTCACTTGCTGCACGACCGTCGAGGCGCCCCGGTGGTCACGCGAGGGGGACGACGTCGGCCGTGTACGAGTAGAACACGAGCCCGGCCGGCATCCGGACATCACGGCGGCGGGCCCGCCGGTGACCACGCGCGGACACCCGTGGACACCCGTGGACCCCGGGAACGCCGCACGGCCCTCGTCGCCCCGGGCGGGGCGACGAGGGCCGTGCGGACGGGACGCGGGTCAGCTCCAGCTGGCGTGCAGCGGCTTGCCCTCGGCGTAGCCGGCCGCGCTCTGGATACCGACGATGGCCTTCTCGGCGAACTCCTCCAGGGAGGCGGCGCCGGCGTAGGTGCAGGAGGAGCGGACGCCCGCGATGATCGAGTCGATCAGGTCCTCGACGCCCGGGCGGGCCGGGTCGAGGAACATGCGGGACGTGGAGATGCCCTCCTCGAACAGCGCCTTGCGGGCACGGTCGTAGGACGACTCCTCGGAGGTGCGGTTGCGCACCGCGCGCGCGGAGGCCATGCCGAACGACTCCTTGTACAGGCGGCCGTTCGCGTCCTG comes from the Streptomyces sp. NBC_00820 genome and includes:
- a CDS encoding uracil-xanthine permease family protein, whose product is MDLGVRWKLHGDGKSPAPGAVVRPDERLTWPRTVGLGAQHVVAMFGASFVAPVLMGLDPNLAIMMSGVATVIFLLATRGRVPSYLGCSLSFVGVAAVIRAQGGTSATVTGAIFVVGFVLFLVGLAVQRFGARIIHAAMPPIVTGAVVMLIGFNLAPVTASTYWPQDQWTSLLVMLFTGLAVVCLRGFWSRIAIFLGLLFGYGISWLFDRVFGKIHSNDGSGKVTDHWRLNLSGVGKADWIGLPHFHGPAFHWSAILVALPVVIALVAENAGHVKAVGEMTGDPLDDKLGTAISADGVASMLSTAVGGPPNTTYSENIGVMAATRVYSTAAYWAAACFALLFGVCPKFGAIVAAIPGGVLGGITVILYGMIGLLGAQIWLHGKVDLRNPLNLVPAAAGIIIGVGNVTMKFSDNFSLSGIALGTLVVITGYHALRAFAPAHLKGQEPLLDEGTSSYDDSADGTDPHTQP
- a CDS encoding roadblock/LC7 domain-containing protein, which codes for MYGDDQNPENPAVPAGAPGTDLGWLLDDLVARTDHVRQAVLLTADGLPLSCSDGMRRRDIEHLAAVCSGFHGLARSAGERFEAGQVRQTMVMLEDAYLFITPAGQGSRLAVLSEARTDVGQLAHEMALLVRRLGRHLDAAARSTP
- a CDS encoding flavin monoamine oxidase family protein, yielding MTSTVPNAVEHAGEQQPPITMFGPDFPYAYDDFLAHPAGLGQIPATEHGTEVAVIGGGLSGIVAAYELMKMGLKPVVYEADQIGGRLRTVGFEGCDESLTAEMGAMRFPPSSTALQHYIDMVGLETRPFPNPLAETTPSTVVDLKGESHYAETVEDLPQVYRDVAEAWNRCLEEGADFSDMNRAMRERDVPRIREIWAKLVEKLDDQTFYGFLCESESFKSFRHREIFGQVGFGTGGWDTDFPNSILEILRVVYTEADDHHRGIVGGSQQLPLRLWEREPEKIVHWPYGTSLSSLHVAGEPRPAVTRLNRTAGNQITVTDANGDIRTYQAAIFTAQSWMLLSKVACDDSLFPIDHWTAMERTHYMESSKLFVPVDRPFWLDKAVDDKGEPTGRDVMSMTLTDRMTRGTYLLDDGPDKPAVICLSYTWCDDSLKWLPLSANERLEVMLKSLGEIYPKVDIRKHIIGNPVTVSWENEPYFMGAFKANLPGHYRYQRRLFTHFMQDRLPEDKRGVFLAGDDISWTAGWAEGAIQTALNAVWGVMHHFGGETDRTNPGPGDVYDEIAPVELPED
- a CDS encoding DUF5995 family protein, yielding MAQLEHFTTPVDAVLSRMRALDAELPERDGVAVFNRVYLTVTGEVDRRLDSGEFPDPRAAATLDVRFAERYLAAVDTAARDRRPPACWRPLFQLRRHPGVRPLQFALAGINAHVGHDLALAVVDACRSLGCEPADLEDEFDRVGDLLVALEEQVREDLMPGPDLLQLADPLTHLLGSWSLERARDATWATARALWALRHCEDVAEEFTERLDAAVGFAGRMLLTPLGDRPVADRAP
- a CDS encoding DUF742 domain-containing protein — protein: MSEEHWYEDETGSMVRPYTVTRGRTRPSDRHAINLMSWVTALETDPAGTGVDHAKAALLDQIRRGPRPVVELAAGADLPLTVVRVLLDDLAEAGLVRIHAPRSLPVTGPAADPDLLREIVHRLKQL
- a CDS encoding MFS transporter, whose amino-acid sequence is MGDVGRTWNEVRRARYAVAAVFAVHGAVTGSFATRVPWVREHASLSAGQLGFALAFTAFGASCAMPLAGRISHRYGSRKALRGLLALWTLSLVLPSLAPNLYTLCLAMFAYGAASGMADVAMNALGVEIEKRLGRSIMSGLHGMWSTGALLGAAGGTLAAHLGADARVHFALAAAVLTVLGVVACSWVLDVQPAEDEEPPPRFALPPRSALLIGAVGFCAVFAEGASLDWSAVFLRDRLDTSAGLAAASTTGFMLTMAVARIAGDAVVNRFGAVRTVRAGGVLAGLGGVLIVVAGHPAVAMTGFALMGLGIAVVVPLCFAAAGHAGPNPSLAIAGVATITYTSGLIAPSLIGGVAQATSLTVSFCVVTALTCGLAAFAGVLRTAGGGDRAEVERQAAAVPDPRP
- a CDS encoding carbon-nitrogen hydrolase family protein produces the protein MRTALLQSSGRPGFAVENLKVLDEAAGRAAAAGAGLLVVPEMFLTGYAIGDAVARLAEPADGESADAVAEIATRHGLAIAYGYPERDGESVFNSAQLISADGTRLANYRKTHLFGGFERDHFTPGERGVVQAELNGLTVGLVICYDVEFPEIVRAHALAGTDLLVVPTANMHPFEFVAESMIPVRAVENQMYVAYANRVGQEGEFEFFGLSTLAGPDGVARARAGRAEQLVFADADPAFLAASREANPYLRDRRPGLYGSLV
- a CDS encoding LLM class F420-dependent oxidoreductase, giving the protein MTIRLGLGLPQMRQYSPGQDVPDVARTAERIGYDSLWVFERTLFPEPATQGLYGVEGLPWPDHYRNVADPLVTLTLAAAATERAELGSSVLVAPLHLPFQLARTLATLDAASGGRVIAGFGTGWSLDEYAASGVRPFEERGAVLDETIEVCRAVWGPDPVVHDGPISKIASAVVGPKPARPIPILLAGGNGRAWRRLVDHADGWLPAGMGAERLAAQWGRLREMAEERGRTQPIRTVLRVNLEPRAKPYDGADRRPFQGDMEQILEDLAEHAALGLDEMLVDLQTTSRDAQELKDVAAEVFERARAAGI
- a CDS encoding sensor histidine kinase → MRWPVGRPTTVRARIVALALAPAVALMALWSFAMVSVTSELRALIRLQGVYEDFGTPVDTAIGQIQIERRLSAAYLGAGLDTARASDLLGQQRRTDRAVEDMRRAIRDGDRDRLTNRQRHVLDTAVAATGKLEKLRQDVLSRRVTWDRAVAGYSALVEPGFDVQSALTALQAGQLAREAQVVVELVRVREFVSREDALVAGARAAGTLTDRQYDALTAAIEDRRVFERTYVPDLPADSRHLFEGFQRGDLHRSLERGEDALLRAGPAAAGEAVSADTWRSVTDRAVTRYMRLCTRAAENSAVRGRAFAYGELTKAAVVGAAGLAAVVLSLWFSVRGARRVSRRLEALRDAADLLSSRQLPDVMRRLSAGEQVDAIAEAPPLAADDVRDDEIGQVGRSFNTARLAAVEAAVRQATLRRGLFAVLLNIARRNQALVHRQLKLVDTLERRTEDPDVLQQLFRVDHLTTRMRRHAESLIILSGATPGRRWRGPVPVADVVASAVSEIEDYARVEVPPMPEIGVAADAVADVVHLVAELLENATVFSPPHTQVTFRTGRVGSGFVLEIDDRGLGLDADQRAEAQRTLTDPDAFDPTRHDRLGLYVVGRLAARHGIEVRLADSPYGGTTAVVLLPDGVLAQVEPVGAAAGRTGRRERRGRRSAETGPGRPPAVRPAEPAEVAGPSAPTGQEEPIAPSVPTEREVPARREVPARREVPARRETPTGQQAPTGHAAPTGREVAELPARRRPAPVSGPGGGAESPRHDSPEPEAPALPTRTRQASLARELRADPPPRDTAPEREVGAEEMRAIFGSFQRGLDRGRKGLPALTEDSRGDGGHPPTGRPSTGHPSTGHPSVPPEADRPTANEGTHTDDVR